The window TTGCCCATATGGTTTGAGACCATGTGCCACAAAGAGCCATCAGCAGTGGTTCACTTTGAAACAATGCCTGCTTACCAGGGGGATGATTTGGTTCCTGATATACATGTTCTACATAgagtcttctggagttattacccctgTATAAGGGCCTTCAGACACTGCAAGCCAGTGGTGCAGGTGGACGGGACTCATTTGTATGGAAAATACAAGGGTTGTTTATTGGTTGCAGTCTCACAAGATGGTAATAACAACATCGTGCCTATTGCATTGGCCatagtggagggagagacttctgatgcatggTACTATTTTCTGAGCAACCTGCGTCAACATGTGGTGACACGTGATGGTGTGAGACTTATCTCTGATCGACACGATTCGATTAGGTCAGCTATTGAACGAAGTAATGGGGCGTGGTCTCCTCCTAGAGCTTTCCATATGTTTTGTATCCGGCATATTGAGTCCAACTTCTTGAGGAAGTTCAAGGCACCTTACTTGCAGAAGCTTATCGTAAACATTGGTAAGTTTGAATAGAATGAACTTTGAATTTATTGTAAGTACGATCAAATAGAATGTTGTTCATAGTTGACTGAATGTTTTTCATAGGATACTCGATGACGACCAGAGAGTACCAGATGCGCTATGAATGATTAAAGGAACGGGGTGAGGCTTACACCAACTGGCTTGATCGGATCCCTCGTGAGTAGGGGTGGCAGGAGTACCCGAATCCGCGGGTACCCGACCCGCCCCAACCCGGTCGGGGCGGGTTTAAACCCGACCCggagcggggcggggcggggtcggggtcaggctaaacccgcccctacccgccccggagtacatatatatatatatatcatttaagtttttagggtttctattcCTTATAGCCACCAGCCTAACCTAACACTGTACTCATTTCATTTTTCCATTCCATTTACGCGTTTCACCCTCCCCAAAGAACCCTAGCGGAGAAGACTGAAGACTGAAGAGGGAAGGAAATTAACTTCCTCTTCTCCGTAGTGAACCTCAGATCTAGTGACCTTCACTGCGCCATCGAGCCTTCCGCCGAGCTTGTCGCCGTCGCTGCACTGCCGTCCTGCCGAGCCCGTCACCGAGTCGCTGCCACTGCGCTGTAGTCCTGTTGGCGCCGTGTCGTCGCCCTGCTGAACCCTCGAATTTACTCATCATTGGCTCCTTGCTGCACTACCGAAGCTACTGAGTGAACCCGTCTTTCTCACCGTCTTCCTCCAAGTGGTAAGTTTCCCTGTTTGCTGTCTCTGCGCTGCTCTCCTAGAGATTGCCTTCACAGTATCTGTagctttaattaattttaatttcatagtTTTAGTTAGAGTTTAACTAGTTAGAGACTTAGAGTTTTTACTGTATTCCCTGTTtgcttgttaattttaatttgagcCTTTTTGATGTGCCAACTGCCCAGTGatgaatttaaatattgtatATCAATTTATATGAAACTCTAGCATAATAGTCACATAAACCACAAAAGATAACACCATTGTAATGCCATATTCAGATTATGGACTTTAGGCAATAACggaaaaatagaagagagaattAAGACTATCTgtagtataaaaatatataggtGTGGGTCAAATTGAGTATGTTGTGCTATGAtacaaaaacaaaataca is drawn from Arachis hypogaea cultivar Tifrunner chromosome 12, arahy.Tifrunner.gnm2.J5K5, whole genome shotgun sequence and contains these coding sequences:
- the LOC112730486 gene encoding uncharacterized protein, which encodes MKDYTIRRGVEYRKKYCWEIRRYNGSHTCTRSTISQDHSKLDSKTVAEAIKPLVEVDPSIKVKLVIADVQSKFNYTISYRKAWLAKQQAVESIFGSWEASYEALPIWFETMCHKEPSAVVHFETMPAYQGDDLVPDIHVLHRVFWSYYPCIRAFRHCKPVVQVDGTHLYGKYKGCLLVAVSQDGNNNIVPIALAIVEGETSDAWYYFLSNLRQHVVTRDGVRLISDRHDSIRSAIERSNGAWSPPRAFHMFCIRHIESNFLRKFKAPYLQKLIVNIGYSMTTREYQMRYE